One region of Oncorhynchus keta strain PuntledgeMale-10-30-2019 chromosome 24, Oket_V2, whole genome shotgun sequence genomic DNA includes:
- the LOC118379188 gene encoding serine-aspartate repeat-containing protein I-like isoform X2, with the protein MLLRTSAFLLLSLCLSWGMSASLVRNITPEEEVPEAETMFGDDTVAAATEGDTEGDTVGDTEGDTVGDTEGDTVGDTVGDTEGDTEGDTVGDTVGDTEDDTVGDTVGVDSLVVDDKPTAVDIRVEGDTVGADSLVVDDMPTAVDIRVEGDTVGDTVGADSLVVDDKPTAVDIRVEGDTVGVDSLVVDDKPTAVDIRVEGDTVGADSLVVDDKSTAVDIRVEGDTVGVDSLVVDDKPTAVDIRVEGDTVGADSLVVDDTSTAVDIRVEGDTERADSLVVDDNPTAVDIRVEGDTVGVDSLVVDDKPTAVDIRVEGDTVGADSLVVDDKPTAVDIRVEGDTVGADSLVVDDKSTAVDIRVEGDTVGVDSLVVDDKPTAVDIRVEGDTVGADSLVVDDMPTAVDIRVEGDTEGADSLVVDDTPAVEEPVEDTPVAEDLVADKPVADTVVAGAFVVKEAVADSPVADAPLVNAPVMADEVPDTEALVADMPVVEDPAYMDLETLVKEALITEAMIKELSAQVEEEDFAKETEIQDAILKDLADQEALEKATEAIEEAAEAEAPAEDTASPVVPVVEAQEEDSDWGLVSIKESLQAANGYFDSLVELMGGRNGLCQYKCKYGKTPVHRIGYVTPEPNGCSSDLLGFQFDMGIPAMTQCCNQLDNCYDTCGSDKNRCDSKYRLCLHAICSDLKKSLGLVSKVKACETVADTLYNTVWTLGCRSFMNSQREACHCEGEERDEL; encoded by the exons ATGCTGCTGCGCACCTCAGCcttccttctgctctctctctgcctctcctggGGGATGTCTGCTTCTCTGGTCAGGAACATCACTCCTGAAGAGGAAGTCCCAGAAGCAGAAACCATGTTCGGGGATGACACCGTTGCTGCTGCTACCGAGGGTGATACCGAGGGTGATACCGTGGGTGATACCGAGGGTGATACCGTGGGTGATACCGAGGGTGATACCGTGGGTGATACCGTGGGTGATACCGAGGGTGATACCGAGGGTGACACCGTGGGTGATACCGTGGGTGATACTGAGGATGATACCGTGGGTGATACCGTGGGGGTAGATAGCCTGGTTGTTGATGATAAGCCTACTGCTGTAGATATCAGGGTGGAGGGTGATACCGTGGGGGCAGATAGCCTGGTTGTTGATGATATGCCTACTGCTGTAGATATCAGGGTGGAGGGTGATACCGTGGGTGATACCGTGGGGGCAGATAGCCTGGTTGTTGATGATAAGCCTACTGCTGTAGATATCAGGGTGGAGGGTGATACCGTGGGGGTAGATAGCCTGGTTGTTGATGATAAGCCTACTGCTGTAGATATCAGGGTGGAGGGTGATACCGTGGGGGCAGATAGCCTGGTTGTTGATGATAAGTCTACTGCTGTAGATATCAGGGTGGAGGGTGATACCGTGGGGGTAGATAGCCTGGTTGTTGATGATAAGCCTACTGCTGTAGATATCAGGGTGGAGGGTGATACCGTGGGGGCAGATAGCCTGGTTGTTGATGATACGTCTACTGCTGTAGATATCAGGGTGGAGGGTGATACCGAGAGGGCAGATAGCCTGGTTGTTGATGATAAC CCTACTGCTGTAGATATCAGGGTGGAGGGTGATACCGTGGGGGTAGATAGCCTGGTTGTTGATGATAAGCCTACTGCTGTAGATATCAGGGTGGAGGGTGATACCGTGGGGGCAGATAGCCTGGTTGTTGATGATAAGCCTACTGCTGTAGATATCAGGGTGGAGGGTGATACCGTGGGGGCAGATAGCCTGGTTGTTGATGATAAGTCTACTGCTGTAGATATCAGGGTGGAGGGTGATACCGTGGGGGTAGATAGCCTGGTTGTTGATGATAAGCCTACTGCTGTAGATATCAGGGTGGAGGGTGATACCGTGGGGGCAGATAGCCTGGTTGTTGATGATATGCCTACTGCTGTAGATATCAGGGTGGAGGGTGATACCGAGGGGGCAGATAGCCTGGTTGTTGATGATACGCCTGCAGTGGAGGAACCTGTAGAAGACACCCCAGTGGCCGAAGACCTGGTGGCCGACAAGCCTGTTGCAGATACCGTTGTAGCTGGGGCATTTGTAGTCAAGGAAGCAGTTGCGGACTCCCCTGTTGCTGATGCTCCGCTAGTAAACGCCCCTGTCATGGCAGATGAAGTCCCAGACACAGAGGCCCTCGTGGCGGACATGCCAGTGGTGGAAGACCCTGCTTACATGGATCTGGAGACCCTTGTTAAAGAGGCCCTGATAACAGAAGCCATGATTAAAGAGTTGTCTGCccaggtggaggaggaagactTCGCTAAAGAGACTGAGATTCAGGACGCCATCTTGAAAGATTTGGCTGACCAGGAGGCACTAGAAAAAGCGACAGAGGCCATTGAAGAGGCAGCAGAGGCAGAAGCTCCAGCAGAGGATACAGCCAGCCCTGTGGTACCTGTCGTCGAAGCCCAGGAAGAGGACTCTGACTGGGGCTTGGTTTCCATCAAAGAGAGCCTCCAGGCAGCCAATGGATACTTTGACTCCCTGGTGGAGTTGATGGGGGGACGCAACGGATTGTGTCAGTACAAATGCAAATACG GTAAGACACCTGTGCATCGCATTGGTTATGTGACCCCAGAGCCCAATGGTTGCAGCTCCGACCTCCTAGGATTCCAG TTTGACATGGGCATCCCAGCCATGACTCAGTGCTGTAACCAGCTGGACAATTGCTATGACACCTGCGGCTCCGACAAAAACCGCTGTGACTCCAAGTA
- the LOC118379188 gene encoding serine-aspartate repeat-containing protein I-like isoform X1: MLLRTSAFLLLSLCLSWGMSASLVRNITPEEEVPEAETMFGDDTVAAATEGDTEGDTVGDTEGDTVGDTEGDTVGDTVGDTEGDTEGDTVGDTVGDTEDDTVGDTVGVDSLVVDDKPTAVDIRVEGDTVGADSLVVDDMPTAVDIRVEGDTVGDTVGADSLVVDDKPTAVDIRVEGDTVGVDSLVVDDKPTAVDIRVEGDTVGADSLVVDDKSTAVDIRVEGDTVGVDSLVVDDKPTAVDIRVEGDTVGADSLVVDDTSTAVDIRVEGDTERADSLVVDDNPTAVDIRVEGDTVGVDSLVVDDKPTAVDIRVEGDTVGADSLVVDDKPTAVDIRVEGDTVGADSLVVDDKSTAVDIRVEGDTVGVDSLVVDDKPTAVDIRVEGDTVGADSLVVDDMPTAVDIRVEGDTEGADSLVVDDTPAVEEPVEDTPVAEDLVADKPVADTVVAGAFVVKEAVADSPVADAPLVNAPVMADEVPDTEALVADMPVVEDPAYMDLETLVKEALITEAMIKELSAQVEEEDFAKETEIQDAILKDLADQEALEKATEAIEEAAEAEAPAEDTASPVVPVVEAQEEDSDWGLVSIKESLQAANGYFDSLVELMGGRNGLCQYKCKYGKTPVHRIGYVTPEPNGCSSDLLGFQVPDSFDMGIPAMTQCCNQLDNCYDTCGSDKNRCDSKYRLCLHAICSDLKKSLGLVSKVKACETVADTLYNTVWTLGCRSFMNSQREACHCEGEERDEL, translated from the exons ATGCTGCTGCGCACCTCAGCcttccttctgctctctctctgcctctcctggGGGATGTCTGCTTCTCTGGTCAGGAACATCACTCCTGAAGAGGAAGTCCCAGAAGCAGAAACCATGTTCGGGGATGACACCGTTGCTGCTGCTACCGAGGGTGATACCGAGGGTGATACCGTGGGTGATACCGAGGGTGATACCGTGGGTGATACCGAGGGTGATACCGTGGGTGATACCGTGGGTGATACCGAGGGTGATACCGAGGGTGACACCGTGGGTGATACCGTGGGTGATACTGAGGATGATACCGTGGGTGATACCGTGGGGGTAGATAGCCTGGTTGTTGATGATAAGCCTACTGCTGTAGATATCAGGGTGGAGGGTGATACCGTGGGGGCAGATAGCCTGGTTGTTGATGATATGCCTACTGCTGTAGATATCAGGGTGGAGGGTGATACCGTGGGTGATACCGTGGGGGCAGATAGCCTGGTTGTTGATGATAAGCCTACTGCTGTAGATATCAGGGTGGAGGGTGATACCGTGGGGGTAGATAGCCTGGTTGTTGATGATAAGCCTACTGCTGTAGATATCAGGGTGGAGGGTGATACCGTGGGGGCAGATAGCCTGGTTGTTGATGATAAGTCTACTGCTGTAGATATCAGGGTGGAGGGTGATACCGTGGGGGTAGATAGCCTGGTTGTTGATGATAAGCCTACTGCTGTAGATATCAGGGTGGAGGGTGATACCGTGGGGGCAGATAGCCTGGTTGTTGATGATACGTCTACTGCTGTAGATATCAGGGTGGAGGGTGATACCGAGAGGGCAGATAGCCTGGTTGTTGATGATAAC CCTACTGCTGTAGATATCAGGGTGGAGGGTGATACCGTGGGGGTAGATAGCCTGGTTGTTGATGATAAGCCTACTGCTGTAGATATCAGGGTGGAGGGTGATACCGTGGGGGCAGATAGCCTGGTTGTTGATGATAAGCCTACTGCTGTAGATATCAGGGTGGAGGGTGATACCGTGGGGGCAGATAGCCTGGTTGTTGATGATAAGTCTACTGCTGTAGATATCAGGGTGGAGGGTGATACCGTGGGGGTAGATAGCCTGGTTGTTGATGATAAGCCTACTGCTGTAGATATCAGGGTGGAGGGTGATACCGTGGGGGCAGATAGCCTGGTTGTTGATGATATGCCTACTGCTGTAGATATCAGGGTGGAGGGTGATACCGAGGGGGCAGATAGCCTGGTTGTTGATGATACGCCTGCAGTGGAGGAACCTGTAGAAGACACCCCAGTGGCCGAAGACCTGGTGGCCGACAAGCCTGTTGCAGATACCGTTGTAGCTGGGGCATTTGTAGTCAAGGAAGCAGTTGCGGACTCCCCTGTTGCTGATGCTCCGCTAGTAAACGCCCCTGTCATGGCAGATGAAGTCCCAGACACAGAGGCCCTCGTGGCGGACATGCCAGTGGTGGAAGACCCTGCTTACATGGATCTGGAGACCCTTGTTAAAGAGGCCCTGATAACAGAAGCCATGATTAAAGAGTTGTCTGCccaggtggaggaggaagactTCGCTAAAGAGACTGAGATTCAGGACGCCATCTTGAAAGATTTGGCTGACCAGGAGGCACTAGAAAAAGCGACAGAGGCCATTGAAGAGGCAGCAGAGGCAGAAGCTCCAGCAGAGGATACAGCCAGCCCTGTGGTACCTGTCGTCGAAGCCCAGGAAGAGGACTCTGACTGGGGCTTGGTTTCCATCAAAGAGAGCCTCCAGGCAGCCAATGGATACTTTGACTCCCTGGTGGAGTTGATGGGGGGACGCAACGGATTGTGTCAGTACAAATGCAAATACG GTAAGACACCTGTGCATCGCATTGGTTATGTGACCCCAGAGCCCAATGGTTGCAGCTCCGACCTCCTAGGATTCCAGGTACCAGATAGT TTTGACATGGGCATCCCAGCCATGACTCAGTGCTGTAACCAGCTGGACAATTGCTATGACACCTGCGGCTCCGACAAAAACCGCTGTGACTCCAAGTA